A part of Terriglobales bacterium genomic DNA contains:
- a CDS encoding cytochrome c biogenesis protein ResB, with product MAFSTYVQRVYRIFASVKTGIILLIVLGIVAATGTFILQRPITDPQQIERTYSPQTLYWLDKLGLTDVFHAWWFLALMTLLAITIVCASIDRWPQAWKRFAHCYRYPEPHFRAVLPLQQKIPIHNADFALDVAARAFRQAGLKPQQVVTEKQRSLYAEKNRLSVFGVYIVHASLLLILAGGIVDGLVGYKSFVALEKGQSTNVLQLRDGSRKAIPFSLRCDGAGQENYPDGSPRKWWSKLVVLEDGKEIERKEIVVNDPLVYRGIRFYQASYGSTGQLERLVLKAWPKSAVSEKQQITLAKNESVALDAKTSVRMLNFVPDFVIREGEIYTRSEQPRNPAIELEVTSKNLPQPAKVWLFPEVANAPHSEESPYEFSVVDFEMGVFTGLQVSYEPGQWMVWAGCLLMALGLGSAFYAVHRRFWAVAVRANDAAAGNGLVLWLGTQADKNREHYAEELERIANAIRHDLAAREKDSKVPENKKEHSLAAV from the coding sequence ATGGCCTTCTCAACCTATGTGCAGCGGGTGTATCGGATCTTCGCTTCAGTCAAAACTGGAATCATTCTGCTGATCGTGCTCGGGATCGTGGCGGCCACCGGCACCTTCATTCTGCAGAGGCCGATCACCGACCCGCAGCAGATCGAACGCACTTACTCCCCGCAAACGCTTTATTGGCTGGACAAGCTCGGGCTGACGGATGTTTTTCATGCCTGGTGGTTCCTGGCGCTGATGACGCTTCTGGCCATCACGATCGTCTGCGCTTCGATCGACCGCTGGCCGCAGGCATGGAAGCGATTCGCGCACTGCTATCGCTATCCCGAGCCGCATTTTCGCGCGGTGTTGCCGCTGCAGCAGAAGATTCCCATTCACAATGCCGATTTTGCCCTCGATGTGGCGGCCCGCGCCTTTCGTCAAGCGGGACTGAAGCCGCAACAGGTAGTCACCGAGAAGCAGCGGTCCCTGTACGCGGAGAAGAACCGTTTGTCAGTTTTCGGGGTGTATATCGTGCATGCCAGCCTGCTGCTGATCCTGGCGGGCGGAATCGTGGATGGACTGGTGGGATACAAGAGTTTTGTCGCGCTGGAAAAAGGACAGAGCACAAATGTGCTGCAGTTGCGCGACGGCAGCAGGAAGGCGATTCCCTTCAGCTTGCGCTGTGACGGCGCCGGGCAAGAAAACTATCCCGACGGCTCGCCTCGCAAATGGTGGTCGAAGCTGGTGGTGCTGGAGGACGGCAAGGAAATCGAGCGCAAAGAAATCGTAGTGAATGATCCGCTGGTTTATCGCGGCATCCGCTTCTATCAGGCCAGCTATGGCAGCACTGGGCAATTGGAACGGCTGGTGCTGAAGGCGTGGCCTAAGTCCGCTGTCAGCGAGAAACAGCAAATTACATTGGCCAAAAATGAAAGCGTGGCTCTGGATGCGAAGACCTCGGTACGGATGCTGAACTTCGTGCCTGATTTCGTGATCCGCGAAGGCGAGATCTACACGCGCTCGGAGCAGCCACGAAATCCCGCCATTGAGTTGGAAGTAACTTCGAAGAATTTGCCTCAGCCTGCGAAGGTGTGGCTTTTCCCTGAAGTGGCGAATGCTCCCCACTCGGAAGAATCGCCGTACGAGTTCAGCGTGGTTGATTTCGAGATGGGAGTCTTCACCGGGCTCCAGGTTTCCTACGAGCCCGGGCAATGGATGGTCTGGGCGGGTTGCCTGCTGATGGCGCTTGGGCTGGGCTCGGCGTTCTACGCTGTCCATCGCCGCTTCTGGGCGGTGGCAGTGAGAGCGAATGATGCCGCCGCCGGCAACGGACTCGTGCTCTGGCTGGGCACGCAGGCCGATAAGAATCGCGAGCATTACGCGGAAGAACTCGAGCGGATTGCGAACGCCATTCGCCACGATCTTGCAGCTAGGGAGAAGGACTCGAAAGTTCCGGAGAACAAAAAGGAGCACTCGCTGGCCGCAGTCTAG
- a CDS encoding cytochrome c3 family protein, with protein sequence MKRPKFIPVLLLLAFSIRAWPGEHPVPLEANVDAAKCLECHEDKSKGKNVHTAISMGCTACHEVKTEKDVTTVNLNQPKDQLCFTCHAKTAKESDTQHGPYDKGQCLTCHDPHVSDYAKQLRADLNASFCLECHSSRKDVPEKVAIFKSQEMSRDDFQQIPKLYLSFDLRSGHPIDKHPTLGVPNPMKPTEKLTCTSCHATHTSTQAKLLPELDKEGRDICTQCHLVVDTAKEEQALAEGKVIDAKRMEELKKKNPDAGKPTPKSRGDGQ encoded by the coding sequence ATGAAGCGGCCGAAATTCATCCCGGTTCTCCTGCTGCTCGCCTTCTCCATCCGCGCCTGGCCGGGCGAGCATCCTGTGCCTCTCGAAGCCAACGTGGACGCCGCCAAGTGCCTGGAGTGCCACGAGGACAAAAGCAAGGGCAAGAATGTTCACACCGCCATCTCCATGGGCTGCACCGCCTGTCACGAGGTCAAGACGGAGAAAGACGTCACCACCGTCAACCTCAACCAGCCCAAGGATCAGCTCTGCTTCACCTGCCACGCCAAGACCGCCAAGGAGAGCGACACGCAGCATGGTCCCTACGACAAGGGGCAATGCCTCACCTGTCATGATCCGCACGTCAGCGATTATGCCAAGCAGTTGCGCGCCGATCTGAACGCCAGCTTCTGCCTGGAGTGCCACAGTTCGCGCAAAGACGTCCCGGAGAAGGTTGCCATCTTCAAGTCGCAGGAGATGAGCCGCGACGACTTCCAGCAGATTCCCAAGCTTTACCTGAGTTTCGATCTCAGGTCCGGCCACCCCATCGATAAGCACCCCACGCTGGGCGTGCCCAACCCGATGAAGCCGACGGAGAAGTTGACCTGCACCAGCTGCCACGCCACTCACACCTCGACCCAAGCCAAGCTGCTCCCCGAACTGGACAAGGAAGGACGCGACATCTGCACCCAGTGTCACCTGGTCGTGGACACGGCCAAAGAAGAGCAGGCGCTGGCCGAGGGAAAAGTTATCGATGCCAAGCGCATGGAAGAACTGAAGAAGAAGAATCCCGATGCCGGCAAACCAACGCCAAAAAGCCGGGGAGATGGACAGTAA